One Malus sylvestris chromosome 14, drMalSylv7.2, whole genome shotgun sequence DNA segment encodes these proteins:
- the LOC126599237 gene encoding putative disease resistance protein RGA1 isoform X5 — translation MNTTHSFVRASEVIGRETEKNKIVDLLIIQGDDHQGGDNGNVSVIPIVGLGGLGKTTLAQLVYNDQRVVGSFDLRMWQHVSVEFDVTRLTKEILGSALGTKISEGLSMDQLQEQLRDALREKKFLLVLDDVWNEDRIKWSELRDLLIEGAKVGTKILVTTRNISVASIMGAVGNINLDVLSFEDCLSLFVKCAFKEGQERQHPSLYEMGKDIVRKCGGVPLAVKTLGSQLYSKTDERQWKLIRDSEIWELERDGAGHILPALRLSYNQLPSHLKQCLVCCSILPKNYIKFYSSELINHWMAHGLLESRDHGNMEWEDVGELYFKELWQRSFFQNVKDYTFGYGFDMHDLIKDLVQSVAQGESLIVDSAGTKGISENVRHLTILKSGQNVSTTLQKLNKVRTIALESCENIDESFLSTSISRFKYLRLLKLTNASWELLPGSLVSLKHLRSLDLTANERITALPNSICKLQSLQTLNLCGCVNLEEFPRDMINLISLRWLELTTKQSSFPENGVGCLTSLRFLSIWECSNLMCLPRDTSYLASLRTLIIGNCKQLDLVMENYQVIPLRLQKLGIIGVPRMVALPEWFQGATNTLQVLVIEDCENLEALPGWLRSFTSLRRLILNSCPKLLSLPEEMHRLTALTDVWIVDCPDLERRCQRDTGEDWPKISHVPNVYFE, via the coding sequence ATGAATACGACCCACTCCTTTGTTCGTGCTTCGGAGGTTATTGGTAGagaaacagaaaaaaataaaattgttgatCTTCTAATAATACAAGGCGATGATCATCAAGGTGGGGATAATGGGAATGTTTCTGTTATTCCTATAGTGGGATTAGGAGGTTTAGGGAAGACCACCCTTGCCCAGTTGGTGTACAATGATCAAAGAGTTGTTGGGAGTTTTGACTTAAGAATGTGGCAGCATGTGTCTGTGGAGTTTGATGTTACTAGATTGACAAAAGAGATCCTTGGCTCGGCATTAGGTACAAAGATCAGTGAAGGGTTGTCTATGGATCAGTTGCAAGAACAACTACGAGACGCTTTAAGGGAAAAGAAATTTCTGCTTGTCTTGGATGATGTGTGGAATGAAGATCGTATCAAATGGAGCGAGTTGAGAGATTTGTTGATAGAGGGGGCCAAGGTGGGAACTAAGATTTTGGTGACGACACGGAATATCTCAGTTGCTTCAATCATGGGGGCGGTTGGAAACATAAATTTAGACGTTCTCTCTTTTGAGGATTGTTTGTCTCTGTTTGTAAAGTGTGCATTTAAAGAAGGACAAGAAAGACAGCATCCAAGCCTGTATGAAATGGGAAAAGATATTGTAAGAAAGTGCGGAGGGGTTCCCTTAGCTGTGAAAACCTTAGGGAGTCAACTTTACTCAAAGACTGATGAGCGTCAATGGAAATTGATTAGAGATTCTGAGATATGGGAATTAGAACGAGATGGAGCTGGTCACATTCTACCTGCTTTGAGACTGAGTTATAATCAATTGCCGTCTCATTTGAAGCAATGCCTTGTTTGCTGTTCAATTCTTCCAAAGAATTACATTAAATTTTATAGCAGCGAATTGATCAATCATTGGATGGCACATGGACTCCTTGAATCTCGTGATCATGGGAATATGGAGTGGGAAGATGTTGGTGAGCTATATTTCAAAGAGTTATGGCAGAGATCTTTCTTTCAAAATGTTAAAGATTACACTTTCGGCTATGGATTTGATATGCATGATCTCATCAAGGACCTTGTACAATCAGTCGCACAAGGTGAGAGTTTGATAGTAGACTCTGCAGGGACCAAAGGCATCTCTGAAAATGTTAGACACCTAACAATTTTGAAAAGTGGCCAAAATGTATCAACAACCTTGCAAAAGTTGAATAAAGTGCGGACCATAGCACTAGAGAGTTGTGAAAATATTGATGAATCCTTCCTCAGCACTAGCATTTCAAGATTCAAATATCTGCGACTGCTTAAGTTAACCAATGCATCTTGGGAATTGTTGCCCGGTTCCCTTGTTTCTTTGAAGCATTTGAGAAGCCTAGACTTGACTGCAAATGAAAGAATCACCGCACTACCCAATTCAATTTGTAAGCTGCAGAGCTTGCAAACTCTGAATCTCTGTGGATGCGTGAATCTTGAAGAGTTCCCTAGAGACATGATAAACTTGATCAGCCTCAGATGGCTTGAATTAACCACAAAACAATCAAGTTTTCCAGAGAATGGAGTGGGATGCTTGACATCACTTCGATTTCTTTCCATCTGGGAGTGCAGTAATCTAATGTGTTTGCCGCGTGATACGAGCTATCTTGCGTCATTACGCACTCTGATCATAGGCAATTGCAAACAACTTGATTTGGTGATGGAAAACTATCAGGTAATTCCACTAAGGCTCCAAAAATTGGGGATTATAGGAGTACCACGAATGGTGGCATTGCCTGAATGGTTTCAAGGAGCCACAAACACACTACAAGTCTTGGTTATAGAAGATTGTGAGAACTTGGAGGCATTACCTGGGTGGCTGAGGAGTTTCACATCGCTTAGAAGGCTTATCCTCAACTCATGTCCCAAACTTTTGTCTTTGCCAGAGGAGATGCATCGCCTCACTGCCTTAACAGATGTTTGGATTGTAGATTGCCCTGATTTGGAGAGGAGATGCCAGCGCGACACAGGAGAAGATTGGCCAAAGATTTCCCATGTTCCAAATGTTTATTTTGAATAG